One Bacillota bacterium genomic region harbors:
- a CDS encoding molybdopterin-dependent oxidoreductase — protein MKRTTCPFDCWDACGALVDVGPGNAATLRGDPGHPFSRGTICGKLASYPAFLRSGDRLTRPLLREGTRWREVSWDDALDLCVRELEEAMRAGPDAILFDLGNANCGVLRFAGQRFFRLLGATVTTGSLCDIAGEKGLQRTAGACLSHPPSDVLNSRAVILWGRNPAATNIHFWRFVQDARRRGAQVAAVDVYPSATARRADLFLCIRPGTDVYLVLGVARALRDLDLFDRDFLAAHTSGTEDFMPIVDSLTVAEAARACDVDPDQIYQLARLYAVRPASTWLGMGMQHYRWGMTAASFVAALGALAGQFGVPGGGVSFFTASLTPFNLDWANPPPLPGVQPGSRLVRKPALAADLLAGPPYHVAWFQASNIAKQAPDSAATARALAKVGFKVAVELRMSETASLCDLVLPAASFLEYENVRGSYGTPWVGHMPAVVPPPADCRSEPDIYAELARRLGCESEYLADGGPEEWIHRALAPLQRHGISLESLRQKGGTAVTGDNAYPALPFAGGIFPTLDGRFHFPTREDFQRYLTLQSQWDEEQEPARYPLHLITPKSPSRINSHAATAQGDAAPSARPTGTLDDPGTPEEAAGNGGLPVATTHPSHLPQGQDTALLVTPLGRIRVRLVADPEMKPGIVVIEQGGQVPGTIGINALTPATVSEDGEGACYYEARCRLEP, from the coding sequence ATGAAGCGCACCACGTGTCCCTTTGACTGCTGGGATGCCTGCGGCGCACTGGTCGACGTTGGCCCGGGGAACGCGGCCACCCTCCGGGGAGATCCGGGTCACCCGTTCTCCCGGGGCACCATCTGCGGGAAACTGGCTTCCTATCCCGCCTTCCTCCGCTCGGGAGATCGTCTCACCCGCCCCCTGCTGCGGGAGGGAACTCGCTGGCGCGAGGTAAGCTGGGATGACGCCCTCGACCTGTGCGTGCGCGAGCTGGAAGAGGCAATGCGGGCCGGACCCGACGCCATCCTGTTCGATCTGGGCAACGCCAACTGCGGCGTCCTGCGCTTCGCCGGGCAGCGGTTCTTCCGCTTGCTGGGAGCCACCGTCACCACAGGCAGCCTGTGCGACATCGCAGGAGAAAAGGGTCTGCAACGCACCGCCGGGGCATGTCTCTCCCACCCCCCCTCTGACGTACTCAACAGCCGCGCCGTGATCCTGTGGGGAAGGAACCCTGCCGCCACCAACATCCACTTCTGGCGGTTCGTGCAGGATGCCCGACGCCGCGGGGCGCAGGTGGCGGCTGTAGACGTATATCCTTCCGCCACCGCCCGCCGAGCCGACCTCTTCCTATGCATCAGGCCGGGGACCGATGTGTACCTGGTCCTGGGCGTGGCTCGCGCCCTGCGCGACCTGGATCTCTTCGACCGCGACTTTCTCGCCGCTCACACCAGTGGGACGGAAGATTTCATGCCCATTGTCGATTCCCTGACCGTGGCCGAAGCAGCAAGAGCGTGCGACGTGGATCCCGACCAGATTTACCAGCTGGCCCGCCTGTATGCAGTGCGTCCTGCGTCCACCTGGCTGGGGATGGGTATGCAGCATTACCGGTGGGGGATGACAGCCGCTTCCTTCGTGGCCGCCCTGGGGGCGCTGGCCGGTCAGTTTGGCGTACCGGGGGGCGGAGTGTCCTTCTTCACCGCCAGCCTCACCCCATTCAACCTGGACTGGGCAAACCCGCCTCCCCTCCCCGGAGTGCAGCCCGGAAGCCGCCTGGTGCGCAAACCTGCTCTGGCCGCCGACCTCCTTGCGGGCCCTCCTTACCACGTCGCATGGTTCCAGGCCAGCAACATCGCCAAACAGGCCCCCGACTCGGCCGCTACAGCCCGCGCTCTGGCCAAAGTGGGATTCAAGGTAGCAGTGGAGTTGCGCATGAGCGAGACAGCCAGCCTCTGTGACCTGGTCCTGCCCGCTGCTTCCTTCCTGGAATACGAGAACGTGCGCGGGTCATACGGCACCCCCTGGGTGGGACACATGCCCGCCGTCGTACCGCCGCCGGCAGATTGCCGGTCCGAGCCAGACATTTACGCGGAATTGGCCCGTCGGCTGGGCTGCGAGTCGGAGTACCTGGCAGACGGCGGGCCGGAGGAATGGATCCACCGGGCACTGGCACCTCTGCAACGGCACGGAATCAGCCTGGAATCCTTGCGGCAAAAGGGAGGCACAGCGGTCACCGGAGACAACGCCTATCCCGCCCTCCCCTTCGCCGGGGGCATTTTCCCCACCCTGGACGGCCGCTTCCACTTTCCTACCCGGGAGGACTTCCAGCGCTACCTGACGCTCCAAAGCCAGTGGGACGAGGAGCAGGAGCCCGCGCGGTACCCGCTGCACCTCATCACCCCCAAGTCGCCGAGCCGCATCAATTCCCACGCCGCCACCGCGCAAGGCGATGCCGCTCCCAGCGCACGGCCCACCGGCACACTGGACGATCCGGGCACACCGGAGGAAGCCGCAGGGAATGGCGGGCTGCCGGTTGCCACCACTCACCCCTCCCACCTGCCGCAGGGACAGGATACGGCTCTGCTCGTCACCCCGTTGGGACGGATACGTGTCCGGCTCGTCGCTGATCCGGAGATGAAGCCGGGCATCGTGGTCATCGAGCAAGGCGGTCAGGTGCCGGGCACCATCGGGATCAACGCCCTGACACCGGCCACGGTATCGGAGGATGGGGAAGGCGCCTGCTACTACGAGGCCCGCTGCCGCCTCGAGCCATAG